In the genome of Phycodurus eques isolate BA_2022a chromosome 22, UOR_Pequ_1.1, whole genome shotgun sequence, the window tttgtattaaaaataacttcttAATTTTTTGGCAGATTTATATTTGATCTTTTAATTATTAGggaattaattatttattatttttcactatttcatTAATCAAAGgagcaaatacagtaaaaacattaatttagtaTTTGATTTTCTTTGCCCTATTCATAATTCAAATGTCTTTGCCTGATTCCTTGTGTAACATCAATTCATAGGAGTACATGGATacgctatttttcttttttttttttcatgcttcagtgcataatttaatatttatagtTTGCATATTTcctctttttaaatgtacataataCATTACACTATTGTATGCCACCATATTGCTCTATTATTTGGGAAGAATGTCCACTAAAAACGcccacccaccccaaaaaaaaaaaaaaaaaaaaatgtattaaaaaaataaaataaatgtagtgATACATTTAAAGTTAAATCAAGATTTTGCCTTTAAAACTAGATTAATTCTCACTTTTGAGTGGTATATCAAtgcttattattgtggttgaaaAGTGGTTACTTTGGGGTTTTGGTGGTTGAGCTTCTCCACAGCCGCCAGGGAAGTGACAAACACCGCCGGTTGGCAGTGAACTGTCCTCACGAGATCCTCCTCGGGGCCGTTCAGGCACAATGACAGCAGGTCGTAGCCGAGGATCTTCCGAGCCGCCTCGAACATCTCTCCGACGTTAGGGTACCGCAAAAGCCCGCGACCCATGCCCACAAACTGGCTGCCCTGCCCGGGGAAGAGGAGCACGGAGCGGCCGCCGGGGTCCTTCCAGGGTCTCGGCTCGGCGGGGGTCTCGGCCGGGGAAGGTGAGCCATTCTCGGGCTGATTGGTGGACAGCGCCCTGAACCAGGAAAACCGTGGTCTGACCTTGCGGACGGAAGCTGTAACCAGCGACGTCGACATTAGCGGTAATAtaaatgtcaaatgtaaataaatatcaaaaaaATACTACATTTAATTAGGAAATTACTCCACTTAATGGTTTGGCATGTCTCACAACGGAGGCAGCCATGTTAGAATCTGTCACCCCGATGTTTACTTCCGGGATCCGGTGtatatatttactttttcaACACTTTTTCAACACTGCCCCACCGTGGCCGTAAGCGGTTATTATCCTCAAATGAAAAGCTACTGCAAGAAACTAAAATTAAGGGGGAAGAGTGGTAAATTTACATTGCTTTTTTCATtctatgagaaaaataatttgattagaaatgtgttaaaaaaatctaatataaTGAATAGTCAGATTTaagtttgtattatttgtaaaactgttgtatgattttcttttcagtgtacCATACTttgtaaatgaaatcatttgagCATTAGAAATGATTTACGATATAATTATgtataattataattacatttatcACAACttgcaagaaaatgtttttttgtaaatctctGTCCTCATGGAATGTGCGCGTCATTACAGATCTTCATTACATGTCACGATAAATATCAAAACAATGCTCATTTCCACGTGGTCATATTGTCCCGTTGGACGTTTCGGCCGCACTGTCCGAGTCGTCCGACAGGTTGGCCGCCTCCATGCGCTCCTCCAGGGGGTCCCGGTACTCCTCGGGCGCATGGCTATTGTGAGCGCCTTGGATCTTGAACCTGGAGATGAACTCGTTGCTGGCCAGAGCGCCTTCCTTCTTGGGGCATGAGAGTTTGGAGGGGATACGCGCCAAACGTTCtggatacaaaaaaatagatCAGATCAGATAGAagatgtgtgagtgtgtgtttgtgagtgtcaCCTCCAGGGCTGATGGGCTTCATGAGGCGGTTCAGTTGGACGTTCCAGTGGCGGACATGTTGACTGGCGTTCCTCAGCTTCTCCTGTACTTCCTGGAATGCAGACATCCAATTTAGAAAGGCGTTACAGTCCAAAGGTGCGGCTGGGCAGAGATATTCTCACCTCCAGGCGCTGGTGGCTCCTCTGCCGTGACGCCTGCAGATCCTGAAGCTCCCGGGAGGCCGAGTGAAGAGCGTCGGGGGCGTGGAGGTCTATGTCGTGGCTGCGGTCGTGGTCCGTGTCGGGGGCGGCGCCGTCCTCATCGGGGCTGAAGCTGCGCAGGACccgctgctgctcctccaggaGCTGGAACTGCcgcttcttctcctcctcggCCTCCAGCAGCCTGGAGGTGTGCCAGAGAACGGCCAATGTCAAATACAGAAAATATGCCTTAcacttattatttttatttaacaaatcaCACTTACAGTAAATTCACATGAGTAAAATAACTTAAAAGCGAAATAAAAGTTGAAGATATTAAGCATGTACAGCAACAGCGATGCgacaaataattttttcttGGCTCATTTGGGAGGTAATTAATTTGTTGCAAGGCAGAGTTGCTGAAAACACTTCATAGGCTAATGAAAAATATCATTAGTCATGCCCACGAGACTGTTTAAATATTACACTAATGATTAATTTATCACTCTAAAATGCGTATTGGACGGAAAGGAAGGCAAGCAGCACCTTGTCTTTTTTCGGCATGGTGACCTATTGCTAGGCAGACTTTAGATTTTAACATAAGTACCCCATTGgttaattaaaagaaatatcACAAGCCAGTCTTGCCCACTAGTTTTTTCGAAAGGATAACTCAGGACATATAAGTTTGTCTCGACACATTCAATGGCATCACCACGATGTATGAAATATTAAAGTAAGGTTAACTTTGCATGGTCAActgttgctaggcagacttgaccaatgaaaaatgaatggcccagtcaacaaagtgtgtgtttgagtgaccTCTCCAGCTCCTGCCtggccttctcctcctccatccGTGCCTGTATCTCCATGTTGAGTGCGGCCTCCATTTTGCGTTGTGTGACCTCCAGCTCTTGTATTCTCTGGCGCTGCCGCTCGGCCTCTTTGGCCCGCTCCTGCATCTCCGCCCGCATACTTTCCCTCATCTGACGCCACAAAAAGTCAGCAGTTATTATGCCGAAAAGCAGCAATATAATCtagagagtaaaaaaaaaatcttccaatTGACCATTTGTGCCTCTTCCAGTTGTCTCTCCAGCTCCATCTGCACCTCCATCTGCTTCCTCCTCTCCCGCTCCTCCACTTCCCGCCGCCGGGTTTCCATTTCCCGCGCATGCTGCGAGACACAAAACCATTTACGTCTGCAGAGCTGGTCCCAGGCATAAGAAAACTAAGCACTGCCACTAGTTCGTCTGTGAACTAACTTCTGTTCATCAACATTGAAGTGAGAGGTTATAAATGTCAAGAACTGTAGGGCTCACACGGGGCACCAATCAGGCTTGGACCGCCACGGCTTGTTGCTGAACGTGCTACCTTTTGAGATGCAAACCCAAACGCGAGTGAAGACAGATCACATAACCAACACTCATTAAGGTGCTTAAAATCTTGGCGAATAACTCCTAAAAACCAATCACATTCCTAACAAGAACGCTCCACTGTCACCGCATTAGAGGTGTCCCTGACCTGTATGATGCTCTCTATCTCCAGGTCCTGCCGGTCCTTGTCGGTGCGCTCCGCCTCCAGGGTGCTGGAGTCCTCCGATTggctgctgcagctgctgagGGTGCTGCAGCTGCGCTCCCGTTGGCTGTGCTCCCGCTGCACCCGCCTCTTGGCCTTCAGCTCGCGGTGCAACGACAGCTTGGCCTCGCTCTGCAGACGCAGGGCTGTCTGCACGGctgggcgcacacacacacatgcccggTTCCAATCCAATTCTTGATATCAggggaggtgtgtgtgttgtagaCACCTTGCATCCACTCCACCTTCTGTCTCTGGTCCGAGGCGCTCATCTCATAGGTTTTGTTGTGAGTTTTTACGCAGAACAAACAACGTTTTCCCTCTCGGTCTGGAATGGGCTGGAATGACGAGAAAAGATATGATGTGAATAAGCACTGTGTAGCGGCAAAATTGCTGTAAGACAATACCTTATCCACCtctccctttcacacagaacccaggGAAGCCTTATATTGCAGCAACTGTGTCTGATTTTACACAGCGAGAAAATTAAGTGTTTAAAGCCAGAACAGAAGATCTGGCAATTATCGGCTTGCGCCTTTTACACAAAACCCAGGGAATTTAGCCACGggtgtgtgtgatttttataCAAAAATCCAGCATCCTAGAATCAGATAATAGCAGAGAAAATTACTGCACGGAAATCTGAACAGAAgatctgttttttatttgccaGATATCGGTATTGGGCtgatttcaaggtatcgggcaCTCGTGAAGGCAGCCGATATCAGCCACCAACACTTAAGGCAAACAAATCTGATGACtaagtcctcctcaccagtagtACAATGATgcggtttgacacatcggcAAGTAattgtgcgtcagaaagaaagaaagcattgcatcacatgatgGTCAATGCCGAAAAATCGTTGGTCGTTCAAGCCCTAATCCTGACTGACCTCGATGACGCAAGTCTTGTCCAGCTGGATCTCTCCTCGCTTGTCTTTCAGGTCCTCGCCGACGTAGTAGGCCATGGAGGACGGCTTGAGCACGAACCAGCGCTCGGTCCAGTTCCGCCGCACGTGCCCCTTTTTCCACATGTAGCCCTGCCACCATCACGGCACATTGTACTATCATTTCCCACAGcgaaaaatatgtaaattgcGATACGGCGGCCGGCTCACAAACCCTCTTCAGGACGTTGTGGTACATCTCCAGGAAGACCTCGTGCAAGGCCAGGCTGAAGGCCTCGACGCTGGTGACCCGCAGCAGGCGTCCGGTGTCCATGTGCTCCAGGAAGCTCCAGACGGACAGGCGCTCCTCGTGCAGCGCGGCATTCTGGGATAGCAGCTCCTCCAGGGGCTTGCCGTCCCACTCCTGACTCATGGCGCTGCACAGTTTCTTCAGGAGATACTCCACCTTCAACAATAACAAACATATTCCGTTAATCGATCAGTATTATTTGTGCGACAGCAGTGggataaatttaaaaaataattaaatataaggCTAAGGAATAATATTGTCAAAATTGAACGAGTTAAAATAATTCATCAAAATTAATACATACAGAATATATATTGAATAAAATAGCTcttcatacaaaataaatatgaataaaaaatatctatatGATTGTTATATATAACTattgtatgtattatatattattattatataaacaATATACATGGCAGGGTGTAAATAAAATTTCCCATAAGGATTATGATAAGTTGGATACATTCAAACATAACATAATTAagtcaaatgaaataaacacatttttaactatatttatatattgactaaattagttctacaatatatgaataaacaatgaaaagataaaaggtacaaagacaaacacatgaaacggtaaagaaaataaatgcatttgaggtagtttatttttatcctaGTGTACCGGAAAACACCCCCAACAAATTCCAGGGAAATAGCAGGAAGGAAGAATCTCATTAACTCTGAACTTGAAAAGCGTCCCGCCCAG includes:
- the def6c gene encoding differentially expressed in FDCP 6 homolog: MDFKSELLKSIWYAFTSLDVEKCGKVSKSQLKVLSHNLYTVLNIPHDPVALEEHFQDDDDGPVSNHGYMPYLNKYILDKVKESMFDKERFDDLCWMMTMKKNRKGPPPEGALLSERNCFKLFCLFNLLSEDRYPPVMIPEEVEYLLKKLCSAMSQEWDGKPLEELLSQNAALHEERLSVWSFLEHMDTGRLLRVTSVEAFSLALHEVFLEMYHNVLKRGYMWKKGHVRRNWTERWFVLKPSSMAYYVGEDLKDKRGEIQLDKTCVIEPIPDREGKRCLFCVKTHNKTYEMSASDQRQKVEWMQAVQTALRLQSEAKLSLHRELKAKRRVQREHSQRERSCSTLSSCSSQSEDSSTLEAERTDKDRQDLEIESIIQHAREMETRRREVEERERRKQMEVQMELERQLEEAQMMRESMRAEMQERAKEAERQRQRIQELEVTQRKMEAALNMEIQARMEEEKARQELERLLEAEEEKKRQFQLLEEQQRVLRSFSPDEDGAAPDTDHDRSHDIDLHAPDALHSASRELQDLQASRQRSHQRLEEVQEKLRNASQHVRHWNVQLNRLMKPISPGERLARIPSKLSCPKKEGALASNEFISRFKIQGAHNSHAPEEYRDPLEERMEAANLSDDSDSAAETSNGTI